The following are from one region of the Serinus canaria isolate serCan28SL12 chromosome 8, serCan2020, whole genome shotgun sequence genome:
- the RGS4 gene encoding regulator of G-protein signaling 4 isoform X2: MKHRLGFLLQKSDSCDYSSSQGKKEKLSSSQRLSQEEVRKWAESLENLIHHDRGLAAFRAFLKSEYSEENIEFWVSCEEYKKTKSPAKLSPKARKIYDEFISVQATKEVNLDSCTREKTSHNMLEPTLSCFDEAQRKIFTLMEKDSYRRFLKSPYYLDLISPPGAGCGPENCKRNHTHSLDCNSNIISQCA, from the exons ATGAAGCACCGTCTGGGCTTCTTGCTGCAGAAGTCAGATTCCTGTGACTACAGCTCTTCCCAGGGCAAGAAGGAGAAGTTATCTTCAAGCCAGAG GCTTAGCCAAGAGGAAGTCAGAAAATGGGCAGAGTCTTTGGAAAATTTGATCCATCATGATA GAGGACTGGCTGCTTTCCGTGCCTTTCTCAAATCTGAGTACAGTGAGGAAAACATCGAGTTCTGGGTCAGTTGTGAGGAGTACAAGAAAACCAAGTCACCAGCAAAGCTCAGCCCCAAGGCCAGGAAGATCTATGATGAGTTCATCTCAGTGCAGGCCACAAAAGAG GTGAACTTGGATTCATGCACACGGGAGAAGACGAGCCACAACATGCTGGAGCCTACACTTTCCTGCTTTGATGAGgctcagagaaaaatattcaccCTCATGGAGAAGGATTCTTACCGTCGCTTCCTCAAGTCCCCTTACTACCTGGACTTGATCAGCCCacctggtgctggctgtgggcCCGAAAACTGCAAAAGAAACCACACTCACAGTTTAGACTGCAACTCCAACATCATCTCTCAGTGCGCCTGA
- the LOC108963561 gene encoding LOW QUALITY PROTEIN: 1-phosphatidylinositol phosphodiesterase-like (The sequence of the model RefSeq protein was modified relative to this genomic sequence to represent the inferred CDS: inserted 1 base in 1 codon) produces the protein MNPRCTCRLRGRTRVMTVTGLMAGIPLHLPVCRRHPRPCPAHWALLHSHRQTQSSGWAARCRGARSPGGMETWSRRSAAFDCVPQPAACCPDWMAELPDALPLSRLSIPGTHDSLSLFGGRRLRCQSWGLEAQLAAGIRFLDVRCKLSRGELRIYHLCTFQRASLRGVLRRTLHFLRAHPGEAVLMRIKEELPIFSRPGFAAQLHRCLLEEGQGCVWCREEVPTLGQVRGKIVVLEALAREVLGIPYEQLSISDAWNVLSLERKWARVRQHLEKAAGGDPSTMYLTFCSGNGLFTCPEEVARFVNPRCCQHLRRRGGQPVRWGVVIMDFPGAGLLRLIVESNCPRANGHCTAAPGTPPVRSRRRHGRRHXTAQPAQPRALPAPLSLGEDTDTAPGPAPLPKGLRAWRAKAAF, from the exons ATGAATCCCAGGTGCACGTGCCGTTTGCGAGGCAGGACGCGCGTCATGACAGTCACCGGGTTAATGGCTGGCATCCCGCTCCACCTGCCAGTGTGCCGCCGGCACCCACGGCCGTGCCCAGCTCAttgggctctgctccacagccacagGCAAACCCAG agctctgggtgggCAGCCAGGTGCCGGGGTGCCCGCTCTCCCGGTGGCATGGAGACATGGTCCCGGCGCAGCGCTGCCTTCGACTGTGTGCCCCAGCCGGCAGCCTGCTGCCCTGACTGGATGGCGGAGCTCCCTGACGCCCTGCCCCTCTCCCGCCTCTCAATCCCTGGCACGCACGACTCCCTCAGCCTGTTCGGTGGCCGGCGCCTGCggtgccagagctggggcctGGAGGCCCAGCTGGCGGCCGGCATCCGCTTCCTGGATGTGCGCTGCAAGCTGTCGCGGGGTGAGCTCCGCATCTACCACCTCTGCACCTTCCAGCGGGCCAGCCTGCGCGGCGTCCTGCGCCGCACCCTGCACTTCCTCCGCGCCCACCCCGGCGAGGCCGTGCTTATGCGCATcaaggaggagctgcccatCTTCTCCCGGCCCGGCTTCGCTGCACAGCTGCACCGCTGCCTGCTGGAAGAGGGACAGGGCTGCGTGTGGTGCCGGGAGGAGGTGCCAACGCTGGGCCAGGTGCGCGGGAAGATAGTAGTGCTGGAGGCGCTGGCGCGGGAGGTGCTGGGCATCCCCTACGAGCAGCTGAGCATCAGCGACGCCTGGAACGTGCTGTCACTGGAGCGCAAGTGGGCCCGGGTGCGGCAGCACCTGGAGAAGGCGGCCGGCGGAGACCCCAGCACGATGTACCTCACCTTCTGCTCCGGCAATGGGCTCTTCACCTGCCCAGAGGAGGTGGCCCGCTTTGTGAATCCCcgctgctgccagcacctgcgGCGCCGGGGCGGGCAGCCCGTGCGCTGGGGGGTGGTCATCATGGACTTCCCTGGCGCAGGCCTTCTCCGGCTCATCGTGGAGAGCAACTGCCCGCGGGCCAATGGACACTGCACAGCGGCCCCCGGCACCCCCCCGGTACGGTCCCGCCGCCGCCACGGCAGACGGC GGACGGCGCAGCCCGCACAGCCTCGCGCGCTGCCCGCTCCGCTGTCCCTCGGGGAAGACACTGACACTGCTCCCGGCCCCGCGCCTCTGCCCAAGGGCCTCAGGGCCTGGAGGGCAAAAGCGGCTTTCTAG
- the HTATIP2 gene encoding oxidoreductase HTATIP2 isoform X2, producing the protein MAAAGGGGRSCFVLGASGETGRVLLRKLLDRRAFARITLIGRRRLSLGEAEAAVEQAVVDFERLGEHAAAFQGHDVGFCCLGTTRARAGADGFVRVDRDYVAQAAELARAGGCKHFVLQSSRGANAQSRFLYLRVKGEVENLVQAVGFDHCTILRPACTVLLLPRRSGILLSSAQWGKEFSDQGLSSVTFHDPAKAPKPVSV; encoded by the exons atggcggcggcgggcggcggcggccggagcTGCTTCGTGCTGGGCGCCTCAGGGGAGACGGGCCGGGTGCTGCTGCGGAAGCTGCTGGACCGGCGGGCCTTCGCCCGGATCACGCTGATCGGGCGGCGCCGGCTGAGCCTGGGCGAGGCGGAGGCGGCAGTG GAGCAGGCGGTGGTGGACTTCGAGCGGCTGGGCGAGCACGCCGCTGCCTTCCAAGGACACGACGTGGGCTTCTGCTGCCTGGGCACTaccagggccagggctggcgCA GATGGCTTTGTCCGTGTGGATCGGGACTACGTGGcgcaggcagcagagctggcgAGGGCAGGGGGCTGCAAGCACTTTGTCCTGCAGTCCTCCCGGGGGGCAAACGCACAGAGCCGCTTCCTCTACCTCCGCGTGAAG GGAGAAGTGGAAAACCTGGTCCAGGCTGTTGGTTTTGATCACTGTACCATTCTCCGTCCAGC GTGTACTGTGCTCTTGCTACCTAGGAGAAGTGGAATTCTGCTTTCATCAGCACAGTGGGGAAAGGAGTTTAGTGACCAagggctcagctctgtcacGTTCCATGACCCTGCCAAAGCCCCAAAGCCCGTGTCAGTTTAG
- the RGS4 gene encoding regulator of G-protein signaling 4 isoform X3, with protein sequence MCKGLAALPATCLKSAKDMKHRLGFLLQKSDSCDYSSSQGKKEKLSSSQRLSQEEVRKWAESLENLIHHDSELGFMHTGEDEPQHAGAYTFLL encoded by the exons ATGTGCAAGGGACTCGCTGCACTGCCAGCCACTTGCTTAAAAAG tgccaAAGACATGAAGCACCGTCTGGGCTTCTTGCTGCAGAAGTCAGATTCCTGTGACTACAGCTCTTCCCAGGGCAAGAAGGAGAAGTTATCTTCAAGCCAGAG GCTTAGCCAAGAGGAAGTCAGAAAATGGGCAGAGTCTTTGGAAAATTTGATCCATCATGATA GTGAACTTGGATTCATGCACACGGGAGAAGACGAGCCACAACATGCTGGAGCCTACACTTTCCTGCTTTGA
- the RGS4 gene encoding regulator of G-protein signaling 4 isoform X1, which yields MCKGLAALPATCLKSAKDMKHRLGFLLQKSDSCDYSSSQGKKEKLSSSQRLSQEEVRKWAESLENLIHHDRGLAAFRAFLKSEYSEENIEFWVSCEEYKKTKSPAKLSPKARKIYDEFISVQATKEVNLDSCTREKTSHNMLEPTLSCFDEAQRKIFTLMEKDSYRRFLKSPYYLDLISPPGAGCGPENCKRNHTHSLDCNSNIISQCA from the exons ATGTGCAAGGGACTCGCTGCACTGCCAGCCACTTGCTTAAAAAG tgccaAAGACATGAAGCACCGTCTGGGCTTCTTGCTGCAGAAGTCAGATTCCTGTGACTACAGCTCTTCCCAGGGCAAGAAGGAGAAGTTATCTTCAAGCCAGAG GCTTAGCCAAGAGGAAGTCAGAAAATGGGCAGAGTCTTTGGAAAATTTGATCCATCATGATA GAGGACTGGCTGCTTTCCGTGCCTTTCTCAAATCTGAGTACAGTGAGGAAAACATCGAGTTCTGGGTCAGTTGTGAGGAGTACAAGAAAACCAAGTCACCAGCAAAGCTCAGCCCCAAGGCCAGGAAGATCTATGATGAGTTCATCTCAGTGCAGGCCACAAAAGAG GTGAACTTGGATTCATGCACACGGGAGAAGACGAGCCACAACATGCTGGAGCCTACACTTTCCTGCTTTGATGAGgctcagagaaaaatattcaccCTCATGGAGAAGGATTCTTACCGTCGCTTCCTCAAGTCCCCTTACTACCTGGACTTGATCAGCCCacctggtgctggctgtgggcCCGAAAACTGCAAAAGAAACCACACTCACAGTTTAGACTGCAACTCCAACATCATCTCTCAGTGCGCCTGA
- the HTATIP2 gene encoding oxidoreductase HTATIP2 isoform X1 has translation MAAAGGGGRSCFVLGASGETGRVLLRKLLDRRAFARITLIGRRRLSLGEAEAAVEQAVVDFERLGEHAAAFQGHDVGFCCLGTTRARAGADGFVRVDRDYVAQAAELARAGGCKHFVLQSSRGANAQSRFLYLRVKGEVENLVQAVGFDHCTILRPAVLLCKRQESRPMEWIAQQFLGTVALLFPTAYSVPVEMVARAMVACALQPGKGRVKVLENGAIHELGKAVPQQGT, from the exons atggcggcggcgggcggcggcggccggagcTGCTTCGTGCTGGGCGCCTCAGGGGAGACGGGCCGGGTGCTGCTGCGGAAGCTGCTGGACCGGCGGGCCTTCGCCCGGATCACGCTGATCGGGCGGCGCCGGCTGAGCCTGGGCGAGGCGGAGGCGGCAGTG GAGCAGGCGGTGGTGGACTTCGAGCGGCTGGGCGAGCACGCCGCTGCCTTCCAAGGACACGACGTGGGCTTCTGCTGCCTGGGCACTaccagggccagggctggcgCA GATGGCTTTGTCCGTGTGGATCGGGACTACGTGGcgcaggcagcagagctggcgAGGGCAGGGGGCTGCAAGCACTTTGTCCTGCAGTCCTCCCGGGGGGCAAACGCACAGAGCCGCTTCCTCTACCTCCGCGTGAAG GGAGAAGTGGAAAACCTGGTCCAGGCTGTTGGTTTTGATCACTGTACCATTCTCCGTCCAGC ggtgctgctgtgcaaGCGCCAGGAGTCCCGGCCCATGGAGTGGATAGCCCAGCAGTTCTTGGGCACTGTGGCTCTGCTGTTCCCCACTGCTTACTCAGTGCCTGTTGAAATGGTGGCCAGGGCTATGGTGGCCTGCGCACTACAGCCGGGGAAAGGGAGGGTAAAGGTGCTGGAGAATGGGGCCATCCatgagctgggaaaggcagtgccacagcagggcacaTAG
- the RGS5 gene encoding regulator of G-protein signaling 5, whose translation MCKGLAALPHTCLERAKEIKTKLGTLLQKPDSTIDFIIPYPEKPEKPPKAQKPSPEEALQWRDSLEKLLQNPYGLASFRSFLRSEFSEENAEFWVACEDYKKTKSPLKMAEKAKKIYEEFIQTEAPKEVNIDHFTKAVTMKNLVEPSPSSFDMAQKRIFALMEKDSLPRFVRSEFYHELIK comes from the exons ATGTGCAAAGGATTAGCAGCGCTGCCCCACACGTGCCTGGAGAG agccaaggAGATCAAGACGAAGCTGGGCACACTGCTCCAGAAGCCTGACTCAACCATTGACTTCATCATCCCCTACCCTGAGAAGCCGGAGAAGCCACCCAAGGCCCAGAA GCCCTCTCCGGAGGAGGCTCTGCAGTGGCGCGATTCCTTGGAGAAGCTCCTGCAAAACCCCT ATGGGCTCGCCAGCTTCCGCAGCTTCCTGCGCTCCGAGTTCAGTGAGGAGAACGCTGAGTTCTGGGTGGCCTGCGAGGACTACAAGAAAACCAAGTCCCCTCTGAAGATGGCAGAGAAGGCCAAAAAGATCTATGAGGAGTTCATCCAGACTGAGGCACCCAAAGAG GTGAACATCGACCACTTCACCAAGGCTGTGACCATGAAGAACCTGGTGGAGCCATCACCAAGCAGTTTTGACATGGCCCAGAAGAGGATCTTTGCCCTGATGGAAAAAGACTCCCTGCCTAGATTTGTGCGGTCGGAGTTTTATCATGAGTTAATCAAGTAG